One genomic window of Nicotiana sylvestris chromosome 10, ASM39365v2, whole genome shotgun sequence includes the following:
- the LOC138879182 gene encoding uncharacterized protein: MGDSDLLVHWVQGEWATKNFKILPYMHHVQELKKRFTKIEFRHVPKIKNEFANARTTLLSMIQHPDKNFIDPVPVRIYNQPAYYAYVEEETDGKPWFHDIKEYLARKEYPE; encoded by the coding sequence ATGGGTgattcagatcttctggtacattgggttcaaggagaatgggctaccaagaatttcaagatattgccatatatgcaccatgtgcaggaattgaagaaaagattcacaaagatagagtttcGGCATGTTCCCAAAATTAAAAATGAGTTTGCAAATGCGCGGACCACTTTGttatcaatgatacaacatccagacaagaatttcattgatcccgtcCCGGTGAGGATCTATAATCAACCGGCTTACTATGcttatgttgaagaagaaacggatggaaaaccttggtttcacgacatcaaagaatatttggcaagAAAAGAATATCCAGAGTag